The following nucleotide sequence is from Clupea harengus chromosome 17, Ch_v2.0.2, whole genome shotgun sequence.
accatcctcaaataaTGTTGATAGCATaaggtcatgtgaaagacagataaacacctgtctttcccactagccatccaggatatgcccaatgtagttctgtgttccgggctggaacaccctgaaaaaatggatgaaaagctttcacatcaTGGCATtgtcagctatactgccaaaagacatcagttagtgtcttggcaagcttctatcagtattaactgggctgttggtggtgtttgcatgccttttaggtcgTTTTGGAACAGAGCTCCTTATTGCTACTTTAATATCCTGTGTATAAATTACCCGGTACAGGTACCATGAGGACCCACAGTCAAGTTATAAGTTAATGAAAATAAATTCTTGTCCCTTTGATTAATTTCAAATGCAATGAGACCGACCTTGTGCTCTAACATTAAGGCTTAAAAATAACTACCAGTGACTTTTTAGGGTGGGCAAACTCCAGTTTTAGAAGTAATGAAAGTTTGTTAGGTGTTGATTTAAGTCTCATGACACGTGAATACTTTGTGCAGAACACAAGCTACTCACATTCTATTAAATTGCACTGTCCAAACTTTTTAACTCCTAACAAGGGTCAGGGTTGAAACAAGTTACAAATTGAAATTTACCTGCCTGGATGGAAGCCAGTCAAGGGGCTCCAGACAGGGTGAGTTGTGACAAAAAGTTAATGACAAATTCTCAATTTGTAAGATGCAGTTATTAAACATAATCTACTCTAGAAAAGATACCCACATGAGTTGGGCATGATATGCATCTTATTCATTTACATACACGTTCCACAATACTGAACATCTGAAACAGAGATGGCCATCTTTCAACTAATATACCACTGTaggtcttaaaaaaaataattttaatgATTTTTAATTGGGGGGTCTTAACCTTAGGGTAGATATCAGTTCCCTTTTTAACATGTCAGCTGTACATGCAGTTCCCACATTACAGTTTGCAAAGGGTGTTCAGACACATCATTGGAGGTTCAAGTAATCACAGGCCACCACTTAGATGAATGAACCTTGCCATTATTTCAGATCAGCGCTGCTCCGATGGCTATCCTGCTGTGAATCTATTCCATCCCTTCTCTAAGCACAACGGAGGGTAAtgcacttaaagtaacactatgcaacaatttgacactttttgaggtatggttttataggcaaccggttttggtaccatcctcaaattcactttgatagcatatggtcatgtgaaggacagatgtgtaaccccctgcaaaaatggaagaaaagctttcacacgcatgacagtCGCAgttatactgccaaaagacaccagttagtgtgttggcaggcttctatcagtgtcagctggtgttgtttacaaggtttttgcatggcttttaggtagttagcttactagttttggaacagaacttcATATTGCTGTTTTAAAATATGAATTAGTCAATTCAGGTGTCAAGCACCACATCTAGCCAgtcaaaatgacacagggaaagacTGAAAACACGCACAGTAGGAACCCCCCCCCATGTTAAAACCCAAGGCCCTAACCCCACAATAGAGACTGATCTACCACTACATTAGAAGAGGTCCTAAATCCACTATTCCTCAAAATGTCCTATTACTAATATTGGACCACTATCACACTAAAGCACAATCAAAATAACTGAGCAGACAGatattttcctcttcctttATTGATGTTTGATAAGGAACAGCCCAATGTGGGTCCCGTTTATGCGTCGGCGATTGTGACCTCGACTTCTACACCAGGCTCAATGCTGATGCTGGTGATCTGCTTGACGATCTCGGATGGACTGTGCAGGTCGATCAGACGCTTGTGGATGCGCATCTGGAACCTATCCCAAGTCTTGGAACCCTCACCACAGGGAGTCTTGCGGGTAGTGATACGCAGGgtctgtgcaaaaaaaaaaaaaaaatggaaaaaaaaaagaagggggaaTTCAGTGCTCAAGAACTTCCTGCAACATTCATAATTGCATACAGTGCAACATAATGACCTTACATTCCACTGCAACACAATGTTTCGAGTTACAATAAATCTCCCAAGTTGAGTCATGTCGATCAGCACTTTAATAATGCACCAATACCTGATGCACAAGGTTCATTAATCCATCTAGAGAGTTACAGTACTACAAGTGATAAGGTAAGGAGCAGTAGCGTTACCTTGGTTGGCATACGGACGGGTCCCTTCACCTTCAGATTCTTCTCCTTGGCGCCACGGATGAGATCCGCGCACACTGTTTAGGGCAAGAGATTCATTAACGGCACCGCAATGAGGAACGAACACACTGAAACTTAACTTTACAATGGCTCAGAATAGCGTATGTGAAATCAAAGTAATTCATACTATAAAATGTTATCCTCATAGCCGGAGCAGCGAACTTTCGTAAACCAATAAAGTATTGTACCTTTCTCCAGCGACTTGACGTTGCGACTGGTCAGAGTGATCCTGATACGGTGAATAGCCACTTCGGCCTCCACGGGAGCCTTGCCAGTATCCTTGTAAGCCTAGAATTTAACAGATGAAGATGTTTTAAAGAATGGGACGCTTTAATAAAGATGGCTGTTTGAAGGAAAGGATACCTGAAATAAGACTCTGCATTTCATGGCTATCCATACTGAACATAGTTAGTCCCGAAAGGTAGTTAAATCGAGCCCTAGGCATTTCAGCACAATCAGAACATAAAAACCAGAATAGTGTTTGTTAACATGATGGCGCGTAAATAGAGTTGTTTGCGGACTAGCTAGCACGTGCCTCTGCTAAAGGTAGCCTTATATGAAATGGTTACTCTACAGTTGCAAAGACATACCAACCCGTTGACtatttaaaacaattaaaataacatATTATTCTCACCATATTTCTATTTTCCCGACCGACTTATTCGTCAGATTTCGTAGCGAACAGCGGTGAGTCAGGAAGCGGCACACCCAGTCCTCACAGGTTCAGTAGAAAGGACCTTTTGGAGGCCTGATCAGGCTTATATAGACCTTATCCGGGTACTACACGACCTTTCACATCTTTTCGTCGACGATTGCTTTGGTGAAAATGCATACGTTTGTAGCCTATGTCGCCACCTACTGTTTTGGAGCACATATACTTTAAATGTTCTCTGACAAAAAGGCTAGGCAGCTCCCTGGTGTATCATACTCCTCTCCTACACTTATATCAGTGATATGAACGATTTTTGTTTACAATTACTGATTGAAACGCCATGAACCAATGAGTTTGGCGTGTGTCGCAGACTTCTATGCCATGTCTGTGTCAAAGAAGGTAAGGTGAGTgtgatttttaaatattttttaatcaataccCTTAAAATACATACAGTTGTGCATACATTGTAAAAGTAAAGCAGCACAATCATTTAGAAACATTTATGTTAGAAACATTTAACATGACTGCAAAGTCAGTGGCGCGCTCTAGTGGCCAACAGTCTGGGAAGTTCAGGGACGCCTGCAAAACAGTGAAAcaggtacaaaataaaataaaaaataatatagGGGAAGTAGCCTGCTATA
It contains:
- the LOC105894794 gene encoding 40S ribosomal protein S20; amino-acid sequence: MAYKDTGKAPVEAEVAIHRIRITLTSRNVKSLEKVCADLIRGAKEKNLKVKGPVRMPTKTLRITTRKTPCGEGSKTWDRFQMRIHKRLIDLHSPSEIVKQITSISIEPGVEVEVTIADA